The following are from one region of the Halarcobacter sp. genome:
- the rho gene encoding transcription termination factor Rho → MEESKTQTKKTTRASNGNGKKTRTHVPVEGYKIEQLRQLPLEELLKIAKDLEVENPQELKRQDLMFNILKSQIDQGGFILFTGILEIKDGGFGFLRAIDGNFSDTSNDSYVSATQIRKFALRTGDIVTGQVRPPNKDSEKYNALLKIEAINYLPINESKNRPLFDNLTPLYSTERFSFEYDQTRMTGRMLDLFAPMGKGQRGLIVAPPKTGKTELLKELAHGITKNHPDTHLMVLLIDERPEEVTDMQRSVKGEVYSSTFDLPAHNHVRVAEIVIEKAKRLVEMKKDVVILLDSITRLARAYNTVTPSSGKVLSGGVDANALHKPKRFFGAARNIEEGGSLTIISTALIETGSKMDEVIFEEFKGTGNSEVVLSRNAANRRVYPALDIIKSGTRKEELLLTPEILQKTWILRNAIGSMDEVEALKFLYSKMQKTKNNEEFFAGMNE, encoded by the coding sequence ATGGAAGAGTCAAAAACTCAAACTAAAAAAACTACAAGAGCCTCTAACGGCAATGGGAAAAAAACAAGAACTCATGTACCTGTAGAAGGTTATAAAATTGAACAACTAAGACAATTACCACTTGAAGAACTTTTAAAAATAGCAAAAGACTTAGAAGTTGAAAACCCGCAAGAATTAAAAAGACAAGATTTAATGTTTAACATTTTAAAATCTCAAATTGATCAAGGTGGATTTATTCTTTTCACTGGTATCTTAGAGATAAAAGATGGTGGCTTTGGTTTCTTAAGAGCAATTGATGGAAACTTTTCTGATACTTCAAATGATTCTTATGTATCTGCAACTCAAATTAGAAAGTTTGCTTTAAGAACAGGTGATATTGTTACAGGACAAGTTAGACCACCAAACAAAGATAGTGAAAAATATAACGCATTATTAAAAATAGAGGCAATAAACTATCTTCCAATAAATGAGTCAAAAAACAGACCATTATTTGATAACCTAACACCTCTTTATTCTACTGAAAGATTCTCTTTTGAGTATGACCAAACAAGAATGACAGGTAGAATGTTAGATCTATTTGCTCCTATGGGTAAAGGTCAAAGGGGACTTATAGTTGCTCCTCCTAAAACTGGTAAGACTGAACTTTTAAAAGAGTTAGCCCATGGTATTACAAAGAATCATCCTGATACTCATCTAATGGTACTTTTAATTGACGAAAGACCTGAAGAGGTTACAGATATGCAAAGATCTGTTAAAGGTGAGGTTTATTCATCTACATTTGACCTTCCAGCTCATAACCATGTAAGAGTTGCAGAGATTGTTATTGAAAAAGCAAAAAGACTTGTAGAGATGAAAAAAGATGTTGTAATTTTACTTGATTCGATCACAAGATTAGCAAGAGCATACAATACAGTTACTCCTTCATCAGGAAAAGTACTTTCAGGTGGGGTTGATGCAAATGCTTTACATAAACCAAAAAGATTTTTTGGAGCCGCTAGAAATATAGAAGAGGGTGGTTCTTTAACTATTATCTCAACTGCACTTATTGAAACTGGTTCAAAAATGGATGAAGTTATTTTTGAAGAGTTCAAAGGAACTGGTAACTCAGAAGTTGTATTAAGTAGAAATGCTGCTAATAGAAGAGTTTACCCAGCTCTTGATATTATTAAATCTGGAACTAGAAAAGAGGAATTACTTCTTACTCCTGAGATTTTACAAAAAACTTGGATACTTAGAAATGCAATTGGTTCAATGGATGAAGTTGAAGCACTTAAATTTTTATATTCAAAAATGCAAAAAACTAAAAATAATGAAGAGTTTTTTGCTGGAATGAATGAGTAA
- a CDS encoding peroxiredoxin translates to MLVTKKAPDFTATAVLADGQIVEDFNLYDNIGEKGAVLFFYPLDFTFVCPSEIIAFSKRIEEFESRGISVIGCSVDSQFSHFAWRETAVENGGIGRVKFPLVADLSKQISRDYDVLFGDSVALRGSFLIDKDGTVRHAVINDLPLGRNIDEMIRMVDTMLFTNEHGEVCPAGWNKGDEGMKDTTEGVAEYLSKHEGDL, encoded by the coding sequence ATGTTAGTAACAAAAAAAGCTCCAGATTTTACAGCAACAGCTGTACTTGCAGATGGTCAAATCGTTGAAGATTTTAATTTATATGACAATATTGGTGAAAAAGGTGCGGTATTATTTTTCTATCCTTTAGACTTTACTTTCGTTTGTCCATCAGAAATCATTGCATTCTCAAAAAGAATCGAAGAGTTTGAATCAAGAGGAATTTCAGTAATCGGTTGTTCAGTTGATTCTCAATTCTCACACTTTGCGTGGAGAGAAACTGCAGTTGAAAATGGTGGAATTGGAAGAGTTAAATTCCCATTAGTTGCAGACCTTTCTAAACAAATTTCTAGAGATTATGATGTATTATTCGGAGATTCTGTAGCTTTAAGAGGTTCTTTCCTAATTGATAAAGATGGTACAGTAAGACATGCAGTAATCAATGACTTGCCACTTGGTAGAAATATTGATGAAATGATTAGAATGGTAGATACTATGTTATTTACTAATGAGCATGGTGAAGTTTGTCCTGCAGGATGGAACAAAGGTGATGAAGGTATGAAAGATACTACTGAAGGTGTAGCTGAATACTTAAGCAAACATGAGGGTGATTTATAA
- a CDS encoding 4Fe-4S dicluster domain-containing protein, whose product MAVKITDICINCDACLDECPTESIVDNDENPTGEDIYYVNSETCTECVGDNDAPACADACPTEGCIVWDNPTTEGAVDGQPVVED is encoded by the coding sequence ATGGCAGTAAAAATTACTGATATTTGTATCAACTGTGACGCATGTTTAGATGAGTGTCCAACTGAGTCAATCGTTGATAATGATGAAAACCCAACAGGTGAAGATATTTATTATGTAAATTCAGAAACATGTACAGAATGTGTTGGTGACAATGATGCACCTGCATGTGCAGACGCATGTCCAACTGAGGGTTGTATTGTATGGGATAATCCTACAACTGAAGGTGCAGTTGACGGGCAACCTGTAGTAGAAGATTAA
- the ndk gene encoding nucleoside-diphosphate kinase — translation MEQTLSIIKPDAVAKNVVGKILDRFESNGLRIAATKKIQLSKADAEAFYAVHAERPFFGELVDFMISGPVVVSVLEGDNAMAKNRELMGATNPKEAAAGTIRADFAESIDANAVHGSDSLENAAIEIKFFFSDREIC, via the coding sequence ATGGAACAAACATTATCAATCATCAAACCTGATGCAGTTGCAAAGAATGTTGTAGGTAAAATCTTAGACAGATTTGAGTCAAATGGATTAAGAATAGCAGCTACTAAAAAAATTCAATTATCTAAAGCTGATGCAGAAGCTTTTTATGCAGTACATGCAGAAAGACCTTTCTTCGGTGAACTAGTTGATTTCATGATTTCTGGACCAGTTGTAGTTTCAGTACTTGAAGGTGACAACGCAATGGCTAAAAATAGAGAGTTAATGGGTGCAACTAACCCTAAAGAAGCAGCAGCTGGTACAATCAGAGCTGATTTCGCTGAATCTATTGATGCTAACGCAGTTCATGGTTCTGACTCTTTAGAGAATGCAGCAATCGAAATTAAGTTTTTCTTTTCAGATAGAGAAATCTGCTAA
- the rpmF gene encoding 50S ribosomal protein L32, with product MAVPKRRVSHTRAAKRRTHYKITLKRPVKDSDGSWKMPHMVNPNTGEYKS from the coding sequence ATGGCAGTACCTAAGAGAAGAGTATCTCATACTAGAGCAGCTAAAAGAAGAACTCACTATAAAATTACTTTAAAAAGACCGGTAAAAGATAGTGATGGTAGTTGGAAAATGCCTCATATGGTTAACCCAAATACTGGTGAATACAAAAGCTAA
- the plsX gene encoding phosphate acyltransferase PlsX — protein sequence MLKIAIDAMGGDFGPEPIIEGLILALRNNNTFTAIAVGDENQIKPLIPNYLASRIEILHTDDVISMSDSATDALKRKESTIYKAIELVKEEQADAVVSAGHSGASMSLATLRIGRIKGVSRPAIATLMPTSENQNTLVLDVGANVDCEAKNLYEFAVMGQVYAEDVLQLDDPLIGLLSNGEEESKGNEVTKEAFKLISKVPNFAGNVEGSDVFKGTVDVVVCDGFIGNILLKTAEGVADTIGKIIKKNLKRSLISIAGAVLMRKVFKNLKVRVDYAEYGGAPLLGVKAPVIIAHGKSNPKAIQNAIFQAINSASSNLNNDIEERLKKYSS from the coding sequence ATGCTAAAAATAGCTATTGACGCGATGGGTGGGGACTTTGGTCCCGAACCTATTATAGAGGGTTTAATATTAGCCCTTAGAAATAATAATACTTTTACTGCAATTGCAGTAGGAGACGAAAACCAAATTAAACCTTTAATTCCAAACTATCTTGCAAGTAGAATTGAAATACTTCATACAGACGATGTAATTAGTATGTCAGACTCTGCAACAGATGCACTTAAAAGAAAAGAATCAACAATTTATAAAGCAATTGAGTTAGTAAAAGAAGAACAAGCAGATGCAGTTGTATCAGCTGGACATTCTGGAGCTTCTATGTCTTTAGCAACACTTAGAATTGGAAGAATCAAAGGTGTTAGTAGACCTGCAATTGCAACTCTTATGCCAACTAGTGAAAACCAAAATACACTTGTATTAGATGTTGGTGCTAATGTAGATTGTGAAGCAAAAAATCTTTATGAATTCGCAGTAATGGGACAAGTTTATGCAGAAGATGTATTACAACTTGATGATCCACTTATTGGTCTATTAAGTAATGGTGAAGAAGAGAGTAAAGGAAATGAAGTTACAAAAGAAGCATTTAAACTAATCTCAAAAGTACCAAACTTCGCTGGAAATGTAGAGGGAAGTGATGTATTTAAAGGAACAGTTGATGTTGTGGTTTGTGATGGATTTATTGGTAATATTTTACTAAAAACTGCAGAAGGTGTAGCAGATACAATTGGTAAAATTATTAAGAAAAATTTAAAAAGATCTCTTATTTCAATAGCCGGTGCAGTACTAATGAGAAAAGTATTTAAAAACTTAAAAGTTAGAGTTGACTATGCAGAATATGGTGGGGCACCACTGTTAGGTGTAAAAGCACCTGTAATTATAGCTCATGGTAAATCTAATCCAAAAGCTATACAAAATGCAATTTTTCAAGCAATTAATAGTGCAAGCTCGAATTTAAATAATGATATTGAAGAGAGATTAAAAAAATATAGTTCATAA
- a CDS encoding beta-ketoacyl-ACP synthase III, protein MAYAAFRSIGAYIPPKIMTNFDFEKIIDTSDEWITKRTGIKERRLAEDNEASSDLGARAAQQAIQRAGIAKEDIDLVICATVTPDYLCMPSTACLIASKLELPPVQAFDVSAACTGFVYATSIAKAFIESGMKKNVLIIGAEKYSSILDYTDRATCFIFGDGAGAAIISATDKKEEAIIDVNCSSDGNYDDLIQTPGGGSKNPCSQEVLDNKMACIRMKGNETFKLAVKTLSSDVKELLEKNNLSNEDITHFIPHQANYRIIKAVGDSLNLKEEQIVLTVHKYGNTSAASIPMAMNDAYEEGKIKAGDNILFDAFGAGLTWGSAIFPFSPNK, encoded by the coding sequence ATGGCATATGCAGCATTTAGATCAATTGGAGCTTACATCCCTCCTAAAATAATGACAAATTTTGATTTTGAAAAAATTATTGATACCTCTGATGAATGGATAACTAAAAGAACTGGTATAAAAGAAAGAAGACTAGCTGAAGATAATGAAGCTTCATCAGATTTAGGAGCAAGAGCAGCCCAACAAGCAATACAAAGAGCTGGAATTGCAAAAGAAGATATAGATTTAGTAATTTGTGCTACAGTTACGCCTGATTACTTATGTATGCCTTCTACAGCATGCTTAATAGCTTCAAAACTTGAACTTCCTCCAGTGCAAGCATTTGATGTAAGTGCAGCATGTACAGGTTTTGTTTACGCAACTTCTATAGCAAAAGCATTTATAGAATCAGGAATGAAAAAAAATGTTCTAATAATTGGAGCAGAAAAATACAGTTCTATTTTAGACTATACAGATAGAGCTACTTGTTTTATTTTTGGAGATGGTGCAGGTGCTGCAATTATCTCTGCTACAGATAAAAAAGAGGAAGCTATCATTGATGTTAATTGTTCAAGTGATGGTAATTATGATGATTTAATCCAAACTCCAGGTGGAGGAAGTAAAAATCCTTGTTCACAAGAAGTTTTAGATAATAAAATGGCTTGTATCAGAATGAAAGGAAATGAAACTTTTAAACTTGCAGTTAAAACACTATCTTCAGATGTGAAAGAATTACTTGAAAAGAATAATTTATCAAATGAAGATATAACACACTTTATACCACATCAAGCTAATTATAGAATAATAAAAGCTGTTGGTGACTCTTTAAATTTAAAAGAGGAACAAATTGTATTAACAGTACATAAATATGGTAATACCTCTGCAGCTTCAATCCCTATGGCAATGAATGATGCCTATGAAGAGGGAAAAATAAAAGCAGGAGATAATATACTTTTTGATGCTTTTGGAGCAGGACTTACTTGGGGAAGTGCAATTTTCCCATTTTCACCTAATAAATAA
- a CDS encoding methyl-accepting chemotaxis protein, which yields MKSVSIKFKTLTLIVGIIIVVTILQLFVSIYETNALTKIQMNHYSKESYKRVDYELKSYIEIVKNMMEEEYEHNPVNAKEVIINQLKNLRYGENGYFWIHTLDSKMLMHPVNQSRMGQDLNEVKDPDGVYIFREMNKIAKEKGMGKVAYKTIKPDDNKKIDKFSYVFLFEPYDWVVGTGAYVDDIEKNILKIKEDSVEKTKRLIIMVTMFSSVVIIISYFLIIFAFNHVIEKPLVMFKSYFENFLKFITMENNRYTSTEVKNVDEISELLLMINETAESFDKKLKNDMRVMGEVVLTADRIEQGIYNCRIKSDSENPMIMTLKKSLNKMLVVLNTNMQDIQNTLEAYEKDDFTKRIDIDPRLKATMLAVIDGVNTLGETLSENAKSNLHNGETLENNSTTMTSSMENLALKANEQAASLEETAAAVEEITSITRGNTQNATKMATLGKTVRDSVTTGEDLASKTASSMDEINEKVTAINEAINVIDQIAFQTNILSLNAAVEAATAGEAGKGFAVVAQEVRNLASRSAQAAKEIKELVEDANLKANEGKVISDSMIEGYKELNTHISETIHIIEDVSVASREQMTGIEQINDTITMLDRVTQENASEANQVKEIAKEVSAMANELVQDAKSKKFN from the coding sequence ATGAAATCTGTCTCAATTAAATTCAAAACATTAACACTTATCGTAGGAATAATTATTGTAGTAACGATATTACAACTGTTTGTTTCTATTTATGAAACTAACGCCCTAACCAAAATTCAAATGAATCACTATAGTAAAGAATCATACAAACGGGTTGATTATGAATTAAAAAGTTATATTGAGATTGTTAAAAACATGATGGAAGAGGAATATGAACATAATCCAGTAAATGCTAAAGAAGTAATTATTAATCAATTAAAAAACCTAAGATATGGGGAAAATGGTTATTTTTGGATACATACTCTTGATTCAAAAATGCTTATGCACCCAGTAAACCAATCACGTATGGGACAAGATTTAAATGAAGTAAAAGATCCCGATGGGGTATATATATTTAGAGAGATGAATAAAATAGCTAAAGAGAAAGGTATGGGAAAAGTAGCCTATAAAACTATAAAACCAGATGATAATAAAAAAATTGATAAATTCTCTTATGTATTTTTATTTGAACCTTATGATTGGGTTGTGGGGACAGGGGCATATGTTGATGATATAGAAAAAAATATTCTCAAAATAAAAGAAGACAGTGTAGAAAAAACAAAACGTCTTATTATAATGGTAACAATGTTTTCATCTGTGGTAATTATAATTTCATATTTTTTAATAATTTTTGCTTTTAATCATGTTATTGAAAAACCTTTAGTAATGTTCAAATCATATTTTGAAAATTTCTTAAAATTTATTACAATGGAAAACAACAGATACACTTCAACTGAAGTTAAAAATGTTGATGAAATTAGTGAACTTCTTTTAATGATTAATGAAACAGCTGAAAGTTTTGATAAAAAACTTAAAAATGACATGAGAGTTATGGGAGAAGTTGTATTAACAGCAGATAGAATTGAACAAGGTATTTATAATTGTAGAATAAAATCTGATAGTGAAAACCCTATGATTATGACACTAAAAAAATCTCTTAATAAAATGCTTGTTGTTTTAAACACTAATATGCAGGATATTCAAAATACACTTGAAGCTTATGAAAAAGATGATTTTACAAAAAGAATTGATATTGATCCTAGATTAAAAGCTACTATGCTTGCAGTTATTGATGGTGTAAATACTTTAGGTGAAACTCTAAGTGAAAACGCGAAAAGCAACCTGCATAATGGAGAGACATTAGAGAATAACTCAACAACAATGACAAGCTCAATGGAAAACCTAGCATTAAAAGCAAATGAACAAGCAGCAAGCTTAGAAGAGACAGCAGCAGCAGTAGAAGAGATTACCTCTATAACAAGAGGGAACACACAAAATGCAACAAAAATGGCAACATTAGGGAAAACAGTAAGAGATTCAGTAACAACAGGTGAAGATTTGGCATCTAAAACAGCATCTTCAATGGATGAGATAAATGAAAAAGTAACAGCAATAAATGAAGCAATAAATGTAATTGATCAAATAGCCTTCCAAACAAATATACTTTCGTTAAATGCAGCAGTTGAAGCAGCAACTGCAGGAGAAGCAGGAAAAGGGTTTGCAGTAGTAGCACAAGAAGTAAGAAACCTAGCATCAAGATCTGCACAAGCAGCAAAAGAGATAAAAGAATTAGTAGAAGATGCAAACCTAAAAGCAAATGAAGGTAAAGTAATTTCAGATAGTATGATAGAAGGATATAAAGAGTTAAATACACATATAAGTGAAACAATCCATATCATAGAAGATGTAAGTGTAGCATCAAGAGAACAGATGACAGGTATAGAACAAATAAATGATACAATAACAATGTTAGATAGAGTAACACAAGAGAATGCGAGTGAAGCTAATCAAGTAAAAGAGATAGCAAAAGAAGTATCAGCAATGGCAAATGAATTAGTACAAGATGCCAAAAGTAAAAAGTTTAACTAA
- a CDS encoding PAS domain-containing protein, with product MAAGQETVLDEYAFLVSETDEKGIIRFANDDFCKIAEYSLEELIGEPHNKVRDPEMPKKAFKSLWDTVQKGEIWTGYVKNATKSGGYYWVYATVYPFESCDGSKGYLSCRRKPSREEIDTIKEVYKQWNLEEKK from the coding sequence ATGGCAGCAGGACAAGAGACAGTTTTAGATGAATATGCATTCTTAGTTAGTGAAACAGATGAAAAGGGTATAATAAGATTTGCCAATGATGATTTTTGTAAAATAGCAGAATATAGCCTAGAAGAGTTAATAGGTGAGCCACATAATAAAGTAAGAGATCCTGAAATGCCTAAAAAAGCTTTTAAGTCATTGTGGGATACAGTACAAAAAGGTGAAATCTGGACAGGCTATGTAAAAAATGCTACCAAATCAGGAGGATATTATTGGGTATATGCTACAGTATATCCATTCGAAAGTTGTGATGGTTCTAAAGGTTATCTATCTTGTAGAAGAAAACCTTCTAGAGAAGAAATTGACACTATTAAAGAAGTTTACAAACAATGGAATTTAGAAGAGAAAAAATAA
- a CDS encoding AzlD domain-containing protein — protein sequence MSNIEIFLAIAVMTAVNIFTRAFPFIFFKKAELPASLEFIGKYFPSIILTILIFYTLKDIDFSLYPYGIKEIGAILFTVVLHLIMKNYLVSIFLGTIFYMGLVQYL from the coding sequence ATGAGTAATATAGAAATATTTTTAGCAATTGCTGTTATGACAGCAGTAAATATCTTTACAAGAGCTTTTCCTTTTATCTTTTTTAAAAAAGCTGAATTGCCTGCGTCTTTGGAATTTATAGGAAAATATTTTCCCTCAATAATACTTACAATATTGATTTTTTACACTTTAAAAGATATTGATTTCTCTTTATATCCTTATGGAATAAAAGAGATAGGGGCTATATTATTTACTGTAGTTTTACACCTAATTATGAAAAACTATTTAGTATCAATATTTTTGGGAACAATATTTTATATGGGATTAGTTCAATATTTATAA
- a CDS encoding AzlC family ABC transporter permease gives MKYEREIKTAFKISIPVMMGYSVLGFAFGLLLVSFDYPWFYAPIMSLFIYAGALQFVAINFFNVKAGLIDIAIASWFVNLRQSFYGLSLLKRFKKAGKLKPYLIFALTDETYALLTTIKDDEQLKKRWYYFFLCAFNQTYWFIGSTLGAIIGSNIDFNTAGLEFSLTALFVVLCIEQYKNLNNKIPFLIGAFTSVVAFILVPTDKMLITSIILSLVVLFLFRARLDNNE, from the coding sequence TTGAAATACGAAAGAGAGATAAAAACCGCGTTTAAAATTTCTATTCCAGTTATGATGGGATATAGTGTTTTGGGTTTTGCATTTGGTTTGCTTTTAGTATCTTTTGATTACCCTTGGTTTTATGCACCTATTATGTCTTTATTTATTTATGCAGGCGCATTGCAGTTTGTTGCAATCAATTTTTTTAATGTAAAAGCGGGGCTTATAGATATAGCTATTGCTTCATGGTTTGTAAATCTTAGACAATCTTTTTATGGTTTATCTTTATTAAAAAGATTTAAGAAAGCTGGTAAATTAAAACCATATTTAATATTTGCCTTAACTGATGAAACTTATGCTTTATTGACTACAATAAAAGATGATGAACAGTTAAAAAAAAGATGGTATTACTTCTTTTTATGTGCCTTTAACCAAACTTATTGGTTTATCGGTTCAACTTTAGGTGCAATAATTGGCTCAAATATTGATTTTAACACTGCAGGTTTGGAGTTTTCTTTAACAGCACTATTTGTAGTTTTATGTATTGAACAATATAAAAATTTAAATAATAAAATTCCATTTTTAATTGGGGCTTTTACATCAGTTGTAGCTTTTATTTTAGTACCAACTGATAAGATGCTAATCACTTCTATTATTTTATCATTAGTTGTTCTATTTTTATTTAGAGCAAGATTGGATAACAATGAGTAA